CAGGGTCTGCAGGGCCGTTCGGAACCCGGCCCGGTCGCCCGCGACAATGGCCGCACGGTGCTCGAACACCGTCCGGGTCGTCGCCAACGAGTACCCCACATCGACCGGATTCAGATCCACACACGACACCAACTGCTCCGCCCGCGCCCGCAGAGCAGCCGGACTCCTCGCCGAAACCACCCACGGCACGACCGGCAACGCCGGAGACACCAGCGAGGCAGCCGACGCCGGCGGCGCGGACGACCCCGACACGGCTGATGGATCCAGCCCGACAGCCGGCTCCACATCCGCCGCCTCCTCCGCCGGCTCCTCCAAAATCACGTGTGCATTCGTCCCACTGATCCCAAACGACGACACCCCCGCCCGACGCACCCGACCCACCTCCGGCCACACCCGCGCCTCCCCCAACACCGCAACACCACCACCCGACCAATCCACCCCCGACGACGGCACCGACACATGCAACGACGCCGGCAACACCCCGAACCGCAACGCCTGCACCATCTTGATCACACCCGCCACACCCGCCGCCGCCTGCGCATGACCCACATTCGACTTCACCGACCCCAACCACAACGGCCGCCCCACCACCCGACCCCGCCCATACGTCGCCACCAACGCCCCCACCTCAATCGGATCCCCCAACCGCGTCCCCGTCCCATGCCCCTCCACCACATCCACATCCCCCACCCCCAAACCCGCCCGACCCAACGCCAACCGAATCACCCGCTGCTGAGCAACCCCACTCGGCGCCGTCAACCCATTCGACGCACCATCCTGATTAACCGCACTCCCCCGCACCACCGCCAACACCCGATGACCCCGCCGACGCGCATCCGACAACCGCTCCACCACCACCACACCCACACCCTCGGAGAAACCCGTGCCGTCGGCCGTGTCGGAGTAGGGCCGGCACCGTCCGTCGGGGGACAGCGCACGTTGGTGACCGAAGTCCACGTAGAGACCGGGGGTGGACATGATGGTGGCGCCGCCGGCGAGGGCGAGCGAACACTCCCCGGCCCGGAGCGCCTGCGCGGCCAGGTGCAGCGCCACCAGCGACGACGAACACGCGGTGTCCACGGTGACCGCCGGGCCTTCCAGGCCCATGACGTACGCGACCCGGCCGGAGGCGACGCCGCCGGTGGTACCCGAGCTGAGGTAGCCGGCCACCTCGTCGGGTGGCACGTCCACCCGGATTCCGTAGTCGTGGTACATCAGTCCGGTGAAGACGCCGGTGTCGCTGCCACGCAGGGTGGCCGGGTCGATGCCGGCCTGTTCCAGGGCCTCCCAGGAGACCTCCAGCAGGTGCCGCTGCTGCGGGTCCATCGCGAGCGCCTCGCGGTGGGAGATGCCGAAGAAGCCGGCGTCGAAGTCGGCGGCGTCGGGCAGGAAGCCGCCGCCCTGCGCGTAGGTGTGTCCGGCGCGGCCCGGCTCCGGGTCGTACAGGTCGTCGGGCCAGCCACGATCCGTCGGGAAGCCGGTGATCGCGTCGCGTTCCTCGACCACGAACCGCCACAGGTCGTCCGCCGAACGGATACCACCCGGATAGCGGCACGCCATCCCCACGATCACCACCGGATCGTCGGCGGTGACCTGCTGGTCCCCGCTCGCCGGGCGGCCGGGCGTGGCGGGTGCCTCTCGCCCGTCGGTCAACCGCTGGCGCAGGTACGCCGCGAGGGTGCCCGGATCGGGATGGTCGAAGACGAGGGTGGCGGGCAGCCGCAGGCCGGTCGCCCTGCTGAGCCGGTTGCGGAACTCGACGGCGAGCAGCGAGTCGAAGCCGATCTCCTTGAACACCCGGTCGGGTCGGATCAGGTCCGGGCTGTCGTGGCCGAGGACGGTCGCGGCGTGCGTGCGGACCAGGTCGAGCACCAACCGCAGTTGTTCCTCGACCGGCCTGCGGGCCAGCCGGCCGTCGAGCCGGTGCGGCGGGGCGGCCGGCGGGGCGGCCCGGCGACCGCGCAGCAGTGGGGAGGCCCCGTCCCCCGGGGTCCGGGTGAGCCGTGCCGCCACGAGTTCGGCAACGGGGGTCCGCAGGGCCGTGTCGAACAGCCGCAGACCGTCCCGTACGGACAGCGGGTGTACGCCGGCCCGGGCCAGCCGGGCACGGTCCGCGTCGGTCATCGCCCCGGTCAGGCCGGTGCTCACCTCCCACAGGCCCCAGGCGATCGACTGGGCCGGTGCGCCGCGGGCCTGCCGACGCCGGGCGATGCCGTCCAGCGCGGCGTTGGCGGCGGCGTACGCGGCCTGACCCGCGTTGCCGAGGACACCGACGACGGAGGAGAACAGCACGAAGAACGCGAGGTCCTGGTCGCGGGTCAACTCGTCGAGAAGGGCGGCCGAGGTGGCCTTGGCGGCCATCACCCGGGCCAGCCGGTCCGGTGTCAGCGACATGAGTGGGGCATCGTCGAGTACGCCCGCAGCGTGCACGACGCCGCCCACCCGTACCCCGCGCAGCGCCGCACCCAGTGCCGCCCGGTCCGTCACGTCGACGGCCACGATGTCGGCGCCCAGTTCCGCCGCCAGATCGGCTGCCCCCGGAGCGGCCGGTCCGCTGCGGCTGAGCAGCAGCAGGCGGCGTACCCCGTGGTCGGTCTTCAGCCGGCGGGCGATCAGTGCGCCCAGGGTGCCCGTGCCTCCGGTGACGACGACGGTGGCCCGGGGGTCGACGGCGACCGGTGTGTCGCCGGGGTCCGCGGGGACGAGCCGTGGCACGTGGGCGACGCCGTCGCGGAAGGCGAGCTGCGGTTCGTCCCAGCCGGCGATGTCGGCCGGCAGGGGGCCACCGTCGGAGTCCACCAGCAGGAAGCGGCCCGGGTGTTCGGCCTGTGCCGACCGGACGAGGCCCCACACGGCTGCGCTGTCCGGGCTGGGTGGTTCGTCGTCCGTCGTGACCGCCCAGGCCCGTCGGGTGGTCAGCACCAGCGGCTCGGACGGGCCGCCCAGCCGACGCTGCAGGATCTCCAGTACGGCGGCGATGTCCTGGCCGGTGACGTCGACGACGTCGCCGACGCCGGTGGTCGCCGGTGGATCGAACCGCTGCCAGGCGACAGTGAACAGTGCCCCGGCGGGCGTCCCGGCGTCGCCGGCCGGGGCACGCAGGGTCAACGCGTCGACGGTCAGGACGGGCACGCCGGTCTCGTCGACGGCGTCGATCGCCACGGTGCCGGGCGCGACGCGGCGGAGTCGGGCACGCAGCGCCGATCCGGCCGGTCCGTGCACGGTGACACCGGTCCAGACGAACGGTAGACCGCCGTCGGTTGCGCCGTCGAGCAGCGTCGCCGCATGCAGCACGGCGTCGAGCAGTGCCGGGTGTACGGTGTGCCCGCCGGTGGCCAGGTCGGTGCTCGTCTCGACGGTCACCTCGCCGTCGAGCGACCAGACCGTGTCCAGGCCCCGGAATGCCGGCCCGTACTGGAATCCCCGGCTTTCGAGCTCCTCGTAGAAGCCGGTCAGGGGAATCTCGGTGCCCCCGGTGGCGGGGTGGTCCTCGGGTGGCCGCTGCGGTTCGCGGCTGAGGGTTCCGATGGCGTGGCAGGTCCACTCGGGCGAGCCGGTGGCCTCCGTCCGCGCGTTGATCCGCACGGAGCGCTGTTCCGGGTGGTCGGCGGGGTCGATGACGACCTGCAGCTCGACGGTTCCCGACGGGGGGACCACCAGCGGGGTGCGCAGGGTCAGTTCGGCGATACGGGGGTATCCGGCGAGTCCACCGGCGGTCGCCGCGAGATCGAGGAAGCCGGTGCCGGGGAAGAGCACGTCTCCCCGTACCCGGTGGTCGGCCAGCCAGGGGTGGGTCCGGTGCGACAGTCCGCCGAGCAGCAGCAGACGTTCCGGGTCGGGGGTGGACACCAGTGCCCGGAGGATGCCGTGCTCGATCTGGTCCAGGCCGGTGCCGGTGGCCGGCGGGCCGGTGGGGTCGGTGTGCCAGAAGTGTTCGTGTTGGAAGGGATACGTCGGCAACCCCACCCGACGACCACCCCGAAACGCCACCCCCCAATCAACCCCCACACCCGCCACGAACACCTCACCCAACGACAACAAAAACCGACCCCAACCACCCTCACCACGACGCAACGTCCCCACCACCGCCACACCCCCACCACCACCACCACGAGCCTCCACCACCTCCTCCACCGCCACCGTCAACACCGGATGCGGACTCACCTCAACAAAAACATCAAACCCCTCACCCAACAACCCACCCACCGCACCCTCAAAACCCACCACCTCCCGCAAATTACGACACCAATAACCCGCCCCCAACTCACCCCCATCAACCACCCCACCCACCACCGTCGAATAAAAAGGAACCCCACCCGACACCGGCACCACCGACCCCAACTCCACACCCAACCGACCCACCACCTCATCCACCTGAAACGAATGCGCCGCATAATCCACATCAACCACCCGCACCCACACCCCCAACTCCCCACACCGCACCACCAACTCCCCCAACGCACCCACCTCACCCGACACCACCACCGACGACGGACCATTCACCGCCGCCACCACAACCCGACCCCCCAACCCCACCAACAACCCCTCCACCACACCCACCGACACCCCCAACACCGCCATACCACCCCGACCCGACAACACCCCCAACAACCGACTCCGCACCGCCACCACCCGCGCCGCATCCACCAAACTCAACGCCCCCGCCACACACGCCGCCGCAATCTCACCCTGCGAATGCCCCACCACCACACCCGGCACCACCCCACACACCCGCCACACCTCAGCCAACGACACCATCACCGCAAACAACACCGGCTGCACCACATCAACCCGATCCAAACCCACCCCACCCGACACCACCTCCAACAAATCCCACTCCACAAAAGGAGCCAACGCCACCGCACACTCACCCATACGCGCCGCAAAAACCGGCGACGACACCAACAACTCCGCCGCCATACCCACCCACTGCGAACCCTGACCCGGAAAAACAAACACCACACCCCGCCCACCACCACCAGAAACACCAGCAACCACACTCGCCCCGCCGACGTCCACGCCACCGCCGGCCACCTCGGCCAGACCCGACCGCAAACCCTCTCCCGTACCCACCACCACCGCCCGCGTGCCGAAGACCGAGCGCGACCCCAACGAGAAGGCGACGTCCACATCACTCAACCCGGCCACCGCATCCACCAGGCCGTCCGCCATTGCACGCAACGCCGGCTCCGACCGGGCGGACAGCACCCACGGAACCACCGACGCGGTGGACGCCACCGGCACCACGGACGGCACCGGTTCCTCCACCGGTGCCTCCAGGATCACGTGCGCGTTCGTCCCACTGATCCCGAACGAGGAGACGGCGAACCGCCGCGGCCGGCCGGTGGTCGGCCAGGGGGTGGGCTCGCGGAGCAGCGCGACGGAGCCGGACGTCCAGTCGATGCGGGGTGAGGGCACATCGGCGTGCAGGGTCCGGGGCAGCGTGCCCCGTCGCATCGCGCAGATCATCTTGATAACGCCGCCGACGCCGGCGGCGGCCTGGGTGTGGCCGATGTTGGACTTCAGCGAGCCGAGCCACAGCGGACGGTTCGACGGCCGGTGCCGACCGTAGGTGGCCAGGAGGGCCTCGGCCTCGATCGGGTCGCCGAGCCGGGTGCCGGTGCCGTGGGCCTCCACCGCGTCGACGTCCTGCGCCGTGAGACCGGCGACGCCGAGTGTCTGCCGGATGAGGGCCTCCTGGGCGGCGCCGTTGGGCGCGGTCAGGCCGTTGCTCGCACCATCGGAGTTGATCGCCGAACCACGGAGCACGGCCAGCGGCTGGTGCCCGTGACGACGCGCGTCGGAGAGTCTCTCCAGCACCAGCACGCCGGCCCCCTCGGCCCAGGCGGTGCCGTCGGCGTCGGCGCCGAACGCCTTGCACCGGCCGTCGGGGGCGAGGCCCCGCTGCCGGCTGAACTCGACGAACATGCCCGGACCGGCCATCACGCTCACGCCGCCGGCCAGCGCGAGGGTGCACTCCCCCTGCCGCAGGGACTGCGCGGCGAGGTGCACGGCGACCAGCGACGACGAGCAGGCCGTGTCGACGGTGACGGCGGGTCCGGCCAGCCCCAGGGCGTAGGCGATCCGGCCGGAGACGACGCTCACGGTGCCGCCGGTCAGCCGGTAGCCGTCCGAGCCCGCACCGGTGGCGTCGAGCCGGGGTCCGTACTCCTGGTCGGTGGCGCCGACGAAGACGCCCACGCGGCTGTCGGCGAGGCTGAGGGGATCGATGCCGGCGCGCTCGATGCCTTCCCAGGACACCTCCAGCAGGAGGCGCTGCTGGGGGTCCATCGCCGCTGCCTCGCGTGGGCTGATGCCGAAGAACTCGGCGTCGAAGGCCGCCGCGTCGTGCAGGAATCCGCCGTGGCGGACGTAGGAGGTGCCGGGCCGGTCGGGGTCGGGGTTGAAGAGTCGTTTCAGATCCCATCCCCGGTCGGTCGGCAGCGGTGTGATCGCGTCGGTGCCCTCGTCGACCAGACGCCACAGGTCCTCCGGTGACCGGACGCCGCCGGGGTAACGGCAGGCCATGCCGACCACCACGACCGGGTCGTCCGTGCCCGGCGGTGACGCGACCGGCAGTGACGCGACCGGCAGTGGCACGGCCGGCGGTGACGCGACCGGCAGTGGCACGGCCGGCGGTGGCGTGGCCGGCAGTGGCACGACCGGAGGTGACACGACCGGCAGTGGCACGACCGGAGGTGACACGACCGGCAGTGGCGTGGACTGGCCGGTGGGTTCCGCGCGCAGGAACTCCGCCAGGCCGGCGGGGGTGGGGAAGCGGAACGTCAGGCCGGTGGGGAGTTGCCGGCCGGTGGCGGTGCTCAGCCGGGCGGTGAGACTCGTGACGCCCGTCGAGTCGAGCCCGAGGTCCCCGAAGGTGCGGTGCGGGTCGACCGCGTCGCCGGTCCCGTGTCCGAGTTCCGCCGCCACGGTGGCACGGACCAGTTCCAGGGTGTCCCTGGCCGGGCCGGTCGGCGCGGCGACCTCCCCCACCCAGTAGCGCTTGCGGGTGAACGCGTAGGTGGGCAGGTCGACGTACCCGGCCGGGTCGGGTTCCAGGTCGGACAGCCAGCCGGTCGGGGTGCCGGTGTCGGCGCGACCGGCCGCGATCTCCGCCAGCGCCTCCCGGTGCCCGGTGCTGCGCCGTCCGTCGACGACGGCGTGGTGGGCGAAACGTGTCCTGGTCAGCGCGAGGGAGCGGCCGACCGCGTCGGGGTCCGCGTCGGGATGCTCCTGGAGCCAGGTGAGCAGGGCGGCGGCCTGGGCCTTCAGGGCGTCCGGTGTCGGTGCCGAGATCAGCCAGGGCACGGGTGTGCCGGGTCGGGCCGGCGGCCGGTCGGTGGTCGGTGGGGGCGCGTCGGTGAGGACGAGGTGGCAGTTGACCCCGCCCATGCCGAAGGAGCTCACGCCGGCGAGCAGCCGGCCGGCGGACGGCCACGGTCGCAGGGTGGTCTGTACCCGCAGTCGCAGGTCGTCGAGCGGGATCCGGGGATTCGGCCGGGTGAAGTTGAGACTCGGCGGCAGGTGGCGGTGCCGCAGGCTCAGCACGAGCTTGAGCAGGCCGACCACGCCGGCGGCGCCTTCGAGGTGGCCGACGTTGGTCTTGGCGGAACCCACCAGCAGCGGCCGGTCGGCGGGATGGTGGCGGCCGAGGGCCGCGCCGAGCGCGCGGGCCTCGACCGGGTCACCGACCCGGGTGCCGGTGCCGTGCAGCTCGACGTACTGCACGTCGGCGGGGTCGACGCCGGCCCGCCGGTGGGCCTGTTCGATGACCTCCCGTTGGGCGTCCGGGCTGGGCACGGTGAGCTGGTGGTCTCCGCCGTCGTGGTTGACCGCGCCGCCGAGGATGACGGCATGGATCCGGTCACCGTCCGCGACCGCCCGGGACAGCAGCTTGAGCACCATGACGGCGCCGCCTTCGCCGCGGACGTAGCCGTTGGCACGTTCGTCGAAGGTGTAGCAGCGTCCGTCGGGTGACAGGCCGCCGAAGCGGATCGCGCCGAGGGTGCTCTCGGCCAGGATGTTGATGTTGACGCCGCCGGCGATGGCGGCCGTGGACTCGCCCCGGCGCAGGCTCTCGCAGGCCTGGTACACGGCGACCAGTGAGGACGACTGGGCGGTGTCGACCGTCATGCTGGGGCCGCGCAGGCCGAAGAAGTGCGACACGCGGTTGGCGATGATGCCGCGGCCGATGCCGGCGAGGGTGTGCTGGTCGACGGCCTCCGGGTCGGCGTGCAGCACCAGCGACGCGTAGTCGTCCCACATCGCTCCGACATAGACGCTGGTGGCGGTGTCGCGGAGCCGGGCGGGCGGGATCCTGGCGTCCTCCAGGGCCTCCCAGCTCAGTTCGAGCAGCAGCCGCTGCTGCGGGTCCATGGCCGCGGCGGCGCGGGGCGGGATGCCGAAGAAGTCGGCGTCGAAGGTGTCGATCGTGTCGAGGAACGCTCCGAAGCGATGGGGCAACGTGATGCCGGGCCAGCGTCCCGGGGGTGCCTCGCCCACCGCGTCACGCCCGTCGGTCAGCAGATGCCAGAAGTGTCGCGGGGTCGGGGCCTTCGGTAGGCGGCAGGCCATCCCGATGACGGCGACGGGCTCACCCGCCGTGCTGTTCGTACCCGTGGCCATCACTGCCCCGGGCGGGTCGGGTCGGCGGCGGTCGTCCGCAGCGGCGGCGGGGCCGACATGTGCACGGTGCGGTGGGCGATGCGCCAGCGCGTTCCCTCGCGGCGTAGCCGGTCCACGTAGTTGCCCAGGCGGCGCAGTCCCAGCTGCCCGTCGGTGTACAGGCCGGTCACCGTGAAGATCGAGTACACCTCGGCCGTGGTGGGTCCGAGCGAGGTGACCAGGAGGTTGGAGGTCACGTGCCGGAACGCCACGCCGACCTCGTCGCGGGCGTGGTTCCACTGGTACGTGAAGCCCATGATGATCTGCTCCGGGGTGGTGAGCACGCTGGGGTAGCCCTCGGGGGGCGGGTCCATCCGGAAGACCGCGTCGGCGGTGTAGAGGGTCCGGAGGGTGTCGAAGTCGCCGGCGTCCAGCAGCAGTCCGGCCGCGACCACCACGTCCTGGATGGCGGCCCGGTCCCGGAGCGCCCCGGCGTCGAGGAGTTCGGTCTCGCCCGGGTCCAGCCAGTCCGTTCCGCTCATGACATCCCTTCCGTGGTGGCGCTGTCGCGCCGGATTCCGTCCAGCCATGTCCACATGGCGGCAGCGGTGCTGTCGGCGTACTCGCCGACCATCGTGCAGTGGTCCCCCGGTACCTCACCTGCCTCGTGGTCGCCCGGCCATCGTGAGCGCCAGTCGCCGGTGACGGGCGGCTCGTCCGGCGATCCGGGAACCGGCTGCAGTGGACGCAGGAACAGGGTGCGGGTCCGCACCGGTTCGGGACGCCAACCGCGGAACATCCGGCGGTAACTGCCGAACGTGGTGAGGGAGGTGAAGTCGGGGGTGGCGAAGGTTGCCCGGCGGACGACCAGTTCGTGGTTCATGGCACGCCGTAGGGCCGGGGACATGCCGTCGGGCAGGTAGGTGTCCAGCAGGATGAGGGCCAGGGGCGGTGTCCCTGCTTCCTCCAGGGCGGCGGTCACCGCGTGGGCGAGCCACCCTCCTGACGAGTAGCCGAGCAGGACGGGTGCCTCGTCGCCGCGACGTCCGACGACGTAGCGGGTCAGCACTCCGACCAGCGCCTCGACCGAGGTGGCCAGGGGGTCACCGGTCCGGAAGCCGGGCACCGGCAGCACCGAGAGGGTCGTGCGGCCCTGGAGGTAGCCGGCCAGCCGGGCGAACTGGATGGCGGCATCGACCGGCGCGAACGGCGGCACGGCGAACACCGTCGGTCCCTGTCGCCCACGTGCCAGGTCGACGAGGGTCGCGTCGGAGCCGAAGTCGGCGGCGCAGTCGAACGTCTCGCGCAGCGCGGCCGCGCCGACGCACAGGGATTCGATGGCGTTCATCTCGCCGCGCAGCGCGAGCCGTCGGTAGATGTCGTGCAGGCCGCCGTCGGTGCCGCTGGCGAGGGGGGTGGCGGTCGTGGTGTCGCCACTCAGCAGCGCCAGCAGATGGTCGGCCAGGGCCAGCGGGGTCTCGTGGTCGTAGATCAGGCCGGGGGGCAGCGGCAGGTCGGCCAGCTTGGCCAGCCGGTCGCGCAGCGCGACGGCGCGTAGCGAGTCGAAGCCGAGCTCCCGCAGCGGGCGGTGCGGTGCGACGGAGTCCGGTGAGGGGTGGCCCAGTTCGGCGGCGATCTCCGCGCGGACGAGGTGCAGGAGCAGGTCGGTCCGCTGCTCGCCGGACCGGCCGGACAGCCGGGTGCGCAGGTCGGATCGGGTGGACGGATCGGTGGTCTCCGGTGGTGGTGCCAGCTCGGTGATCAGGGGTCGGGGGCGGGCCGCGGTGTAGGTGGCGGCGAAGCGGGGCCAGTCGATGTCGGCGACGACCGGGACCGGGTTCGTGGTCGCGACCGCGCGGGACATCGCCTGGAGGGCGGTGCCGGGCGTCATCGACCGTACGCCCCGCACGGCGTAGTGCTCGCCGGCCAGTTCGGCCATGCCCGGGCCTGCCCATGCTCCCCACGCGATCGAGGTGGCGGCCTGCCCCCGTGCCCGTCGTCGCTGCGCGATGGCGTCGAGGGCGGCGTTGGCGGCGCTGTACCCGGCCTGGGAGCCGCTGCCCCAGATACCCGCCGCGGAGGAGAACAGGATGAACGCGTCGAGATCGTCGTCGCTGGTCAGCGCATCGAGAACCGCGGCGCCGCCGACCTTGGCGTCGAGCACCCCGGCGAGGTCGGTCGCCCCGGTCTCGGTGACCGTCGCCGGCGGTTGCGGGGTTCCGGCGGTGTGCACGACGGCCCGCGGTGGTCGGCCGGTGGCGCGTAACCCGGCCAGCAGGGTGGCCATGGCGGTCCGGTCCCGCACGTCTGCCGCCACCACCGTGGCCTCGACGCCCGTCGCGGCGAGGTCGTCGAGCAGCGCCGCGGCCCCGGGTGCCCGTGGTCCCTGCCGGGACAGGAGCACCAGGTGTTCGGCACCGGCGGTGGCGAGCCAGCGGGCGACCTGGCCGCCGAGGCCTCCGGTGCCACCGGTGACCAGCACGGTTCCGCTCGGCTGCCACGGGGTCGCGGCCGCCGTGGCGGTCGCCCGGGTGAGCCGGCGGACGTGGCATCCGCCGGGACGCAGCGCGATCTGGTCCTCGCCGGGGTCCAGCGCCAGCACACCGGGCAGCGCCGCGAGGTCCGCGTCCGACGGTGCGGCGGGAAGGTCGATCAGGCCGCCCCAGCGGTCCGGTTGTTCGAGCCCGAGCACCCGGCCCAGGCCGGCGGCGGCCGCGCCGGCGACGGTGGCGACGGGTTCACCGGCGACGGACGCCGCGCCTGCCGTCACGTACCACAGGGGTGCGGTGGTGCCGGCTTCCGTGAGGGCCTGGGCCAGGGTGACCGACCTGGTCAGTGCGGTCAGTGCGGTGTCCGCGCCGTCGGGTAGCCACAGGATGCCGGCCGGTTCGGTGGGCAGCTCCCTCAGCCGGGCCGCCAGGGCCTGTCGGCTCGTGCCGTCGTCGGTCAGTCGGGTCACGGTCATCCCGGCCGTGCCGCACGCGGCTGACAGCCGGTCGGCGAGTTCCCCGGCGGCGGCGACGATCAGCCAGGTACCGGCGGGGCCGTGGGCCGGTCGGGGGACGGTCAGCGGCTCCCAGCGGATCTCGTAGTGCCAGTCGTGCCCGTCGGCCGTGGCCTGCGGAGTGGACTCCGGGGCCGGGTCGGGCCAGTAACGGGTTCGTTGGAAGGCGTAGGTGGGCAGCTCGGTCCGGGCGCTTGCCGGGTGCGGGGGGACCAGGGCCGCGACGGGCCCGCCGTGGGTGAACAGGTCCGCCATCGCCTGTTCGAACGCGGCGGTCTGGCCGGTGTCGCGGCGTTGGATCGGCACGATCGCCCGGCCGGGCGACTGCGGGAGGCACTCACGGGCCAGCGTGGACAACACCGCGTCGGGGCCGACCTCGACGTAGACGGTGACGTCGGCGGCGTCCAGTGATCGCAGCGCGTCGGCGAAACGGACGGTGCGGCGGGCGTTGTCGAGCCAGTACCGGGGGGTGGCGAGTTCGACACCGGAGGTGATCCGGCCGGTGGTGGTGGAGACGAAGGCGATGGTGGGTGCTGCGAACGAGATGCCGGCCAGCACGTCGGCGTACCGGTCGAGGATGGGGTCGATCGCGGCCGAGTGGAAGCCGTGGGTGACCGTCAGCCGGGTGCTCCGCCACCCCCGCGCGGTGAAGAGCGTTTCGGCGGCGGTCACGTCGGCGTCGGTGCCGGACACCACCACCGACGTCGGCGCGTTGACGGCGGCGATGTCGACGGCCCGGTCGAGGGTGCCCAGCGCGGCGAGGACGTCGACCTCGCTGGCGCGGACCGCGCTCATGGCTCCGCCGGGTGGTAGTTGCTGCATGAGGGAGCCACGGGCGGCCACCAGGGCGGCCGCGTCCGGCAGGGAGAGCACTCCCGCCACGTGCGCTGCGGTGATCTCGCCGAGGGAGTGGCCGAGTACGTAGTCGGCGGTGTGGCCGAACGACTCGTACAGCCGGTACAGCGCGACCTCGACGGCGAACAACGCGGGTTGGGCGTACCGGCTCTGCTCCAGGTGGGCGGCGTACGGGGACGCCGGGGCCGCGAACACCACGTCGCGCAGGGGGATCGGCAGGGTGGTGTCGAACTGTCCGCACACCGCGTCGAACGTCTGGGCGAAGGAGGGGAACCGGTCGTACAGGTCCCGGCCCATCCCGGGTCTTTGCGCGCCCTGTCCGGTGAACAGTACGGCCGTCCGGACGACGCCGGCCCGCCCGACGTGGACGCCGGCGGCGGGTCCTCCCCCGGCCAGTGACCGCAGGGCGGTGAGCCGGTCGTCGCGGTGCTGGCCGGTGACGACGGCCCGGTGGTCGAACAGGGTCCGGTTGGCGGCCAGCGTGTGGGCCACGGCGGAGTCGGTCAGGTGCGGGTGGGTGGTCAGGTGGGCGTGCAGCTTCGCGGCCTGTGCCCGCAGCGCGGCGGTGTTCCTGGCGGTGAGGATCCAGGGGTGGTGGCCTGCCGGTTCGTCGGTGTCGACGTGCGGGTCGGCCACCTGTTCGAGGACGACGTGGGCGTTGGTGCCGCCGATGCCGAAGGAGGACACGGCGGCGCGGCGCGGCCGCCCGGTGTCGGGCCAGTCCCGGTGGCGGTGGAGGAGTTCGACGGCGCCCTGCGTCCAGTCGACGTGGGACGAGGGTGGTGTCGCGTGCAGGGTCGCCGGTAGTCGGCCGTGTCGCATGGCCTGGACCGTCTTGATGACACCGGCGACGCCGGCGGCGGCCTGGGTGTGGCCGATGTTCGATTTCACCGAGCCCAGGTAGAGCGGTCGGCCGGCTGGTCGGTGCTGGCCGTAGGTGGACAGGAGCGCCCGGGCTTCGATCGGGTCGCCGAGTCCGGTTCCGGTGCCGTGTGCCTCGACCAGGTCCACGTCGGCCGGGGAGAGCCCGGCGTTGGCCAGTGCCTGGGCGATGACCGCCCGTTGGGCGGCGCCGTTGGGTGCGGTGATGCCGTTCGACGCGCCGTCCTGGTTGGTCGCGCTGCCGCGTACCAGGGCCAGCACCGGGTGACCGAGCCGGTTCGCGTCGGACAGGCGTTCCACCAGCAGCAGGCCCGCGCCTTCTCCCCAGCCGATGCCGTCGGCGTCGTCGGCGAACGCCTTGCAGCGTCCGTCGGCGGCGAGGCCGCCCTGGCGGGCGAATTCCCGCAGCGGGGCGGTCGTGCCCATCACGGTGACCCCGCCGACGAGGGCCAGGTCGCATTCGTGTGCGCGCAGTGAGCGGACGCCGAGGTGCAGCGCCACCAGGGAGGACGAGCAGGCCGTG
Above is a window of Micromonospora rifamycinica DNA encoding:
- a CDS encoding nuclear transport factor 2 family protein, yielding MSGTDWLDPGETELLDAGALRDRAAIQDVVVAAGLLLDAGDFDTLRTLYTADAVFRMDPPPEGYPSVLTTPEQIIMGFTYQWNHARDEVGVAFRHVTSNLLVTSLGPTTAEVYSIFTVTGLYTDGQLGLRRLGNYVDRLRREGTRWRIAHRTVHMSAPPPLRTTAADPTRPGQ